From a region of the Streptomyces sp. B21-083 genome:
- a CDS encoding GH32 C-terminal domain-containing protein: protein MSSGRVSRHARVRTTAAAAAVCALTAALLAPQAVAADPPPYSETYRPQFHFTPEKNWMNDPNGLVYYQGEYHLFYQYNPNGNSWGDMSWGHAVSTDLVHWQQLPLALSHDDKEMVFSGSAVVDENNTTGFGTTENPPMVAIYTSHNISTGIQSQSLAYSSDRGRTWTKYQGNPVIDIGSKDFRDPKVQWYAPTKSWLMTVSMSAEHKVRFYSSKNLKDWTQLSEFGPAGATGGVWECPDLFPLAVDGNANNIKWVLVVNINPGGIAGGSAAQYFVGDFDGTKFTAEDNGAYTPPAGTVVQDFEGTDFGSWTATGTAFGAAPAAGTLDGQQTVAGFDGKGLANSFHSGDATTGTLSSPSFTVDSPYLNFKIGGGRHPHQPGKVLADFEGGTYGGWTTTGDAFGPAPATGALPGQQQVSGFQGGGLVNTFLNGDAGTGTLTSPEFTIDKRYVNFLIGGGNHPAGSANPTALELLVDGQVVRSATGKDAEALETASWDVSDLAGKKAQIRVVDGNTGGWGHINADQIVLSDTRAQPGAQETSVNLVVDGQVVRSATGSDSEMLDWASFDMRPYAGKRARIQLVDMNTGGWGHILADRFTTADAPAKSVVQRADWADYGKDYYAAVSWENAPDGGRYMIGWMSNWDYAGAIPTSPWRGAQSIPRRMALRTIDGRVRLTSEPVDSVKSLRQPSPATATAGIVTNTSKALIGPAADGKALDIEATFSLKDAERFGLKVRTGTAGEETVIGYDTTTQELYVDRTHSGAVDFNSTFPGIQTAPLKAANGKITLRILVDWSSVEVFGGSGEAVITDQIFPDPASQGVQVFAENGSVTLDKATVWHLDSTHG, encoded by the coding sequence ATGAGCTCTGGACGCGTATCCCGGCATGCCCGCGTGCGGACGACCGCTGCGGCGGCGGCCGTCTGCGCCTTGACCGCCGCCCTGCTCGCCCCCCAGGCCGTGGCCGCCGACCCCCCGCCGTACTCCGAGACCTACCGGCCCCAGTTCCACTTCACACCCGAGAAGAACTGGATGAACGACCCCAACGGCCTCGTGTACTACCAGGGCGAATACCACCTCTTCTACCAGTACAACCCGAACGGCAACTCATGGGGCGACATGTCCTGGGGCCACGCGGTGAGCACCGACCTCGTCCACTGGCAGCAGCTGCCGCTCGCCCTGTCGCACGACGACAAGGAGATGGTCTTCTCCGGCAGCGCCGTCGTGGACGAGAACAACACCACGGGTTTCGGCACCACGGAGAACCCGCCCATGGTGGCGATCTACACCAGCCACAACATATCCACCGGCATCCAGTCACAGTCGCTCGCCTACAGCAGCGACCGCGGCCGCACCTGGACCAAGTACCAGGGCAATCCCGTCATCGACATCGGCTCCAAGGACTTCCGCGATCCCAAGGTCCAGTGGTACGCGCCGACGAAGAGCTGGCTGATGACGGTGTCGATGTCCGCCGAGCACAAGGTGCGGTTCTACTCGTCCAAGAACCTCAAGGACTGGACGCAGCTCAGCGAGTTCGGACCGGCCGGTGCGACGGGTGGTGTGTGGGAGTGCCCCGATCTGTTCCCGCTGGCCGTCGACGGGAACGCGAACAACATCAAGTGGGTCCTGGTCGTGAACATCAACCCCGGTGGCATCGCGGGCGGTTCGGCCGCCCAGTACTTCGTCGGCGACTTCGACGGCACGAAGTTCACCGCCGAGGACAACGGCGCCTACACCCCGCCCGCCGGGACCGTCGTGCAGGACTTCGAGGGCACCGACTTCGGTTCGTGGACGGCCACGGGCACAGCCTTCGGCGCGGCGCCGGCAGCCGGGACGCTCGACGGGCAGCAGACCGTCGCCGGCTTCGACGGCAAGGGCCTCGCCAACAGCTTCCACTCCGGGGACGCCACCACCGGCACCCTCAGCTCGCCCTCCTTCACCGTCGACAGCCCCTACCTGAACTTCAAGATCGGCGGCGGCCGGCACCCGCACCAGCCCGGAAAGGTCCTCGCCGACTTCGAGGGCGGCACCTACGGCGGCTGGACGACGACCGGCGACGCCTTCGGCCCGGCACCGGCCACCGGCGCCCTCCCCGGCCAGCAGCAGGTCTCGGGTTTCCAGGGCGGCGGCCTGGTCAACACCTTCCTGAACGGCGACGCCGGCACCGGCACCCTCACCTCGCCCGAGTTCACCATCGACAAGCGGTACGTCAACTTCCTCATCGGCGGCGGCAACCACCCCGCCGGCTCGGCCAACCCCACCGCCCTCGAACTCCTCGTCGACGGCCAGGTCGTCCGCAGCGCCACCGGGAAGGACGCCGAGGCACTCGAGACGGCCTCCTGGGACGTCAGCGACCTCGCCGGCAAGAAGGCGCAGATCAGGGTGGTCGACGGCAACACGGGCGGCTGGGGCCACATCAACGCCGACCAGATCGTACTGTCCGACACCCGGGCCCAGCCCGGCGCCCAGGAGACCTCCGTCAACCTGGTCGTCGACGGCCAGGTCGTCCGCAGCGCGACCGGCTCCGACAGCGAGATGCTGGACTGGGCCTCCTTCGACATGCGCCCCTATGCCGGCAAGCGGGCGCGGATCCAGCTCGTCGACATGAACACCGGCGGCTGGGGTCACATCCTCGCCGACCGGTTCACCACCGCCGACGCGCCCGCGAAGTCCGTCGTGCAGCGCGCCGACTGGGCCGACTACGGCAAGGACTACTACGCGGCCGTTTCCTGGGAGAACGCCCCGGACGGCGGGCGGTACATGATCGGCTGGATGAGCAACTGGGACTACGCCGGCGCCATCCCCACCTCTCCCTGGCGCGGAGCACAGAGCATCCCGCGCCGGATGGCGCTGCGCACGATCGACGGCCGTGTACGGCTCACCAGCGAGCCGGTGGACAGCGTGAAGTCCCTGCGGCAGCCCTCCCCGGCGACCGCGACCGCCGGCATCGTGACGAACACGTCGAAGGCGCTGATCGGTCCCGCCGCAGACGGCAAGGCACTCGACATCGAGGCCACCTTCTCCCTCAAGGACGCCGAACGCTTCGGACTCAAGGTGCGCACCGGCACCGCGGGCGAGGAAACCGTCATCGGCTACGACACCACGACCCAGGAACTCTACGTCGACCGCACCCACTCCGGCGCCGTGGACTTCAACAGCACATTCCCCGGCATCCAGACCGCGCCTCTGAAGGCGGCGAACGGCAAGATCACACTGCGGATCCTCGTCGACTGGTCATCCGTCGAGGTCTTCGGGGGCAGCGGCGAAGCGGTGATCACCGACCAGATCTTCCCCGACCCCGCCAGCCAGGGAGTGCAGGTGTTCGCCGAGAACGGCTCGGTGACGCTGGACAAGGCCACCGTCTGGCACCTCGACTCCACCCACGGCTGA
- a CDS encoding putative quinol monooxygenase: MKKTLLAEFTAREGAQDEVARMIGDYALKVREEEGNLAFDIYTRASAPRAFWIFEVYRDEDAFQAHVNAPYGGPFNAALVPLIEEDASVLTFLNPLATHL; encoded by the coding sequence GTGAAGAAAACCCTGCTCGCCGAGTTCACCGCCCGCGAAGGAGCCCAGGACGAGGTCGCCCGCATGATCGGGGACTACGCCCTGAAGGTCCGCGAGGAAGAAGGCAACCTCGCCTTCGACATCTACACCAGGGCATCCGCCCCACGCGCCTTCTGGATCTTCGAGGTGTACCGGGACGAGGACGCCTTCCAGGCGCATGTGAACGCCCCGTACGGCGGCCCTTTCAACGCCGCCCTCGTCCCGCTGATCGAGGAGGACGCCTCCGTGCTGACGTTCCTGAACCCGCTGGCCACGCATCTCTGA
- a CDS encoding CBM35 domain-containing protein has product MAGTLPAAGPAAAADPQRVTVDLGASEGPVTLGANGTLYGLSDDGVPSDAMLAPLKITSISQKPEGGAQHPNGDALTVSRSFFRNGGGEINVMMQDIYAKWPYEDLGIEDYLPKVDKIVKEVSADPNSERFVYIPFNEPDQIWYNLGTSNQAQYEVNRDRFFKDWKTVYERIRAIDPDARIAGPNESGYHSRLLTDFLAFAKRENVLPQVLTWHELDSSSLKNFQGNYDNYRSIERRLGIAPLKINIDEYANRRDLSVPGQLAQWVSMFERNKVYANQAYWDAAGNLDGNVVRSNIPNGGWWFFRWYAGLTGDTVKVTPPQADTVDTLQGLASYDKKRRQAQVLLGGSAGDADVVVRDVSRSAFGRTVTATVAEAAWSGYEGQHATPRVLARTKVKVAADGTVTVPLRGLHKMSAYRIVLTPGGSGTPSAATVPWSASYEAEDAAITDGQVYTQGTVSNANGYAASGTKDVGSLNAATSKVDFTVDVPAAGTYDLAILYGNQSGTPATQKLIVDGRAPITVSYPSTENWTYRAKQDVTVDLPAGRHVLTLAKGDAEVTLDRVDLTARTSAVPSASYEATLADISGRPSYDYSSSAGVGTGSLVLRSGDKAIFDAYAPRDGYYSVVSRASAPVRLELHGQKVTAVPGKALRLYLVAGNNRVALTAKAASVRSLDVSGNGSTAGTLSYEGASATLAGGAKLVDSAYASAGSYIGWLGNSAASTAEFTVQAPKSGRYMLVISYAHNERRDNGHSYNTDIMSRTADLTVGTSAPRTVTFKNTWSWDDYWTLGVPVDLKAGSNKLTFGNASAWAPNIDRIELGRVIG; this is encoded by the coding sequence ATGGCAGGCACCCTCCCCGCCGCAGGACCCGCGGCCGCAGCCGACCCGCAGCGCGTGACCGTCGACCTCGGCGCGTCCGAAGGCCCGGTGACGCTCGGCGCCAACGGCACCCTGTACGGGCTCAGCGACGACGGCGTGCCCAGCGACGCCATGCTGGCCCCCCTGAAGATCACCAGCATCTCGCAGAAGCCGGAGGGCGGCGCCCAGCACCCCAACGGCGACGCTCTCACGGTCTCCAGGTCGTTCTTCCGCAACGGCGGCGGCGAGATCAACGTGATGATGCAGGACATCTACGCGAAGTGGCCGTACGAGGATCTCGGCATCGAGGACTACCTCCCCAAGGTCGACAAGATCGTCAAGGAGGTGTCGGCCGACCCGAACAGCGAGCGCTTCGTCTACATCCCGTTCAACGAGCCGGACCAGATCTGGTACAACCTCGGCACGTCGAACCAGGCGCAGTACGAGGTCAACCGAGACCGGTTCTTCAAGGACTGGAAGACGGTGTACGAGCGCATCCGCGCGATCGACCCGGACGCCAGGATCGCAGGCCCGAACGAGTCCGGCTACCACTCGCGGCTGCTGACCGACTTCCTCGCCTTCGCCAAGCGGGAGAACGTTCTGCCCCAGGTTCTGACCTGGCACGAGTTGGACTCCAGCTCCCTGAAGAACTTCCAGGGGAACTACGACAACTACCGCTCGATCGAGCGCCGACTCGGCATAGCGCCCCTGAAGATCAACATTGATGAGTACGCCAACCGCCGCGACCTGTCCGTGCCGGGCCAACTCGCCCAGTGGGTCTCGATGTTCGAGCGCAACAAGGTGTACGCCAACCAGGCCTACTGGGACGCGGCCGGTAACCTCGACGGCAATGTCGTACGCAGCAACATCCCCAACGGCGGCTGGTGGTTCTTTCGTTGGTACGCGGGACTGACCGGCGACACGGTCAAGGTGACCCCGCCGCAGGCCGACACCGTCGACACCCTCCAGGGGCTGGCCTCGTACGACAAGAAGCGCCGCCAGGCGCAGGTCCTGCTCGGCGGCTCGGCCGGTGACGCCGACGTCGTCGTGCGCGACGTCTCCCGGTCCGCCTTCGGGCGTACGGTCACCGCGACCGTCGCCGAGGCCGCCTGGTCCGGCTACGAGGGGCAGCACGCGACGCCCCGCGTCCTCGCCCGTACGAAGGTGAAGGTCGCGGCCGACGGTACGGTGACCGTCCCGCTGCGCGGCCTGCACAAGATGTCCGCATACCGGATCGTCCTCACCCCCGGCGGCTCCGGCACCCCGTCCGCCGCGACCGTCCCCTGGTCGGCGTCGTACGAGGCCGAGGATGCGGCCATCACCGACGGCCAGGTCTACACACAGGGCACGGTCAGCAACGCCAACGGCTACGCGGCCTCCGGGACCAAGGACGTCGGCTCGCTCAACGCGGCCACCAGCAAGGTCGACTTCACTGTGGACGTGCCCGCCGCCGGGACCTACGACCTGGCGATCCTGTACGGCAACCAGTCCGGGACACCGGCCACGCAGAAGCTCATCGTCGACGGCCGGGCCCCAATCACGGTCTCCTATCCCTCCACCGAGAACTGGACCTACCGCGCCAAGCAGGACGTCACCGTCGACCTCCCGGCCGGCAGGCACGTGCTGACGCTGGCGAAGGGCGACGCCGAGGTCACCCTCGACCGCGTCGACCTGACCGCCCGTACCTCCGCCGTCCCCTCGGCGTCGTACGAGGCCACGCTCGCCGACATCAGTGGCCGGCCGTCCTACGACTACTCGTCGTCGGCCGGGGTCGGCACGGGTTCCCTCGTCCTGCGCTCCGGTGACAAGGCGATCTTCGACGCCTATGCGCCGCGCGACGGCTACTACTCGGTGGTGTCGCGGGCCTCGGCGCCGGTGCGGCTGGAGTTGCACGGCCAGAAGGTGACGGCGGTACCCGGCAAGGCTCTGCGGCTGTACCTGGTGGCGGGCAACAACCGCGTCGCGCTGACGGCGAAGGCCGCCTCCGTCCGTTCCCTGGACGTCTCGGGCAACGGCTCGACCGCCGGCACCCTCTCCTACGAGGGCGCCTCGGCCACCCTGGCGGGCGGCGCCAAGCTCGTCGACTCCGCCTACGCGTCCGCCGGTTCCTACATCGGCTGGCTCGGCAACAGCGCTGCCAGCACCGCCGAGTTCACGGTGCAGGCGCCCAAGTCCGGCCGCTACATGCTGGTCATCAGCTACGCGCACAACGAGCGGCGCGACAACGGCCACTCGTACAACACGGACATCATGTCCCGTACGGCGGACCTCACGGTGGGGACGAGCGCCCCCCGGACGGTCACCTTCAAGAACACCTGGAGCTGGGACGACTACTGGACGCTGGGTGTCCCCGTCGACCTGAAGGCGGGCTCCAACAAGCTGACGTTCGGGAACGCGAGCGCGTGGGCCCCGAACATCGACCGGATCGAACTGGGCCGGGTCATCGGCTAG